In the genome of Doryrhamphus excisus isolate RoL2022-K1 chromosome 11, RoL_Dexc_1.0, whole genome shotgun sequence, the window CACACCTAAAATTATAAATTCTCCAGCCGCACAACAGGATCTCAACAGTGCacagaaattacaaaaatacaataaaatacagcatATGTTGCCGTGACAACACAGAAGACATGCTTACATTACATACCTGGTGGTGGTCCAAACAGTACTGTATCTAGAGCCTTCAGCTGCAGTTTCTGGGCATGACTCCGGTCCAAGATCTTCAACAGGGACACGGTCAAGGTGGTGTTCTTCACTGCCAGCCTGTCAGGAAGTAGGAGTGaggttaaaattaaataaatgcatcCTCGCAGCCGGAGTGTACTGTATAGctgattatcacatactacagtattaattggccctgtaccctagaaagcgcccatgaatgatacgggaaaaagccgaaatgatactgtgtcaaagcccagggcagtgatactgataaagtatggagtttaaccatgtccaatcagagaacagcgcacgagtgcttagtgcctagtgcttctccagtcaccaaaaaaacccaaacttgattaatggaactttaattgtcagacattgataagataagactgttgataaaatattattgttgaaatatttttccaatattgtgtttacactgtttagatataatacatgtaataaacagaaaactttctggaaacaaaatggtattttgattaaatagtacgtgataataagctcatgattaaatagtatgtgataataagatcatcacatggtttgtctggtatcaggcccagtatcattcCCCCGTGTGCCAGTAtcagctgatactgacacttgggggggCATGAttcctggcctgataccagacaaaccatgtgataacctataagtattaCCTCGGTAACGCCTTGCCATCCAGCCCGTGTTTGCGGAAGGTTTCTGCATATTGAGGAAGCTCGACGCTGAGCTGCAGCCACTCGTCTACCTGCTCGTGTGTCCAGTTGTACACTAAACACATACATTTCAGCGTCACGACAACGTGAGAAATGAACCAGTCACACGTTAGCTTGACTGCTAAAACTACGATCTCACTTGTACTAAACGTTCCTATTATTTAGCCATATTTAGGCTTGAGTATtctttacatattattattattcctgtgCAAAAACTAATTACAATCATGACTCCATCCAGCATATATGATAAAGCCTTCCGCCAATGAAACAGGCTGCAACATTTTACTGACCATATGGGTCCAAATGGGTCCATAAACCCAGGACCCATTTTTGGTCAACCCTGACAAAGACAATGAATTCTGCTTAAATAGTAACTGatgagttgtaaaaaaaaaataacaacacttcccttttgtgtttttacaaCATCACAGCGATGAACGGTACTGTAAAGTGAAAATACCGTTACTGTATTTAGCACTTCCCTTTCCTTTTGGAAATGGACTCACCTTCTGAGGTCTTCCACGCGTCCCACATGTCCTCCACGCTAATGTGCAGGTCCACACGGTGGAAGCTGCTGTGCTTGGCTTTCGGGTCGTGATACTTGAGATCCTGCCGCATAAACTGACAAAGACCACATGGAGTCGGGGGTCCAGATtgagtgtttattattattataccttcTCAATGGACAATATTGTGTGATGATTTATTGTAGccatttagacaataatggctgtgggTCGTTATCAGTGGGGAATAaaagtctggtgtttgtgtctCACCTCGTCCGTCTCGGTCGCGTCCACCGTGCCGTCTGCATCGTCGTCCATCAGTTTGTGGATGCTGCAGATGGCCTCAAAACTCAGCAGGGCGTTTTCATCTTGACAGAGCTGCTGGTCGATGGTGCACAGATCTTAAACACAAAATCGGATCAGCGAAATCatgaactatgaaaaaaaaacttacaacaagcttgtcaaccaaattggaaattgcaggaggtcattactcagttGAACAGTCTGACTAGAatgaacactaaactcatctcacagcaacttaacagtcaaaaggtgtacctaataaatatacaaacatgtaccactaTGAGtttgagtggggaaaaaaatcccataATGCATTCGTCTGaaaaaagcatttcattggaggacaagcagtatagaaaatggatggacggtacttcaatgctgcctctgtccagagggaggctaacgtcattgcagcccccaaatgaatgcattgctcagttttttttctctttgaaacTAATATTGTTACATGGTTGTATATTTCTGAGATATACTTTCTGGCTGTTAAGTCGCTGtctgatgagtttagcgttgaCACCATGAGttagactgttatattgttatactgttatatacataATGACCTGACATTTTTTATGCgttgacaagctcattgtgAGTACAGTGATAGCTCGTATGTGGCTATCGTACCCTCACTGACTTGTGAGctgcacagtatttaaacgatGAATAGTTTGTTAATAGTAAAGGAGACGTGAtgagattagaatttagccacGCCGCTGTATAAGCCGtggggttcaaagtttaagaaaaacaccagaaatTACGATATATAGAAAACATCACAAAAGTATTTTATGTTTAGGCTGGAAATGACACGTTATTGTTGTCTTCTTACAAGAAGCCCCTGTTAGCTACAGTTAGCAGCTAGCATCTATCCATCACCATCATGTCTTCATCATGCCGACATGGTCGCTATGACAACTGAGTTATACATATCACAGCAGGAACTTTATGCCTATATGTGGTCATTTCAGCCTCGGGAGAGTCTCTGCATGATTgcgctgcagtgtgtgtgtgcgtgtgcatgtgtgttggtGTGAGCTCACAATTCATAATAGAAACTACAAGGCAAAAACACACTCGGTGCAGGTTTAGAGACATTTGGATTCATCGTCTGGGAACAGGGAGACGAGAAACTTAAACAGATTGTAAATCTTCCGATACCTTTTTAAAGTTCAGCACGCACACTTTGTGTGTGCACATTGGCTAATCCACATTAGCATGagtgcatttatttatacatttaactAGTTTCTCTGTTTTACCTTTCTGTGGAATTCCTTCAGTTACATAGGTttcataatatttcataatgTATGATATGTATGATAAAGTGATTAGTTAAGGATGTTCCAGCAGTAATGCGTCCCTgaaacctgtttatgagcaccaaaacCGGAACATAATCTATCATCTCCCTcatttgtttgctccacttttgacaAAAATGGCACTCGGATGTTCGCTTTTGAAGTTGCGCCATTTCATGATGTCAACTGCTTCCCCTGAGCTTGATACCGCCTTGGTGGGTCGGGTATATTAAACAAACCGTTTATGTCAGAagcaggaagaggtgcagaatctggaggATCTAGAAAGCTACGGtcattgtgtgtaactgctctatccGAGtcaacaaatcaatacaaaaccctgaaaatgagcatataatagatcccctttaacacTGTGGCTCACATTGCTACGCTAGCATTGCTAATATTTACGTCCTCCTATCCCACTCAGTAATTTTACATGGTTGTATGTGATACAGTATACGGCCTGTATTATGTTGGACCAGTACCGGAGTTCCAGTTTGTATATAAAAAGCCAATCTACATCAACCCCATCCATCAAGGGAGTCCatcgcattaaaaaaaaacacgggaacgCGAGGTAAAGAGAGACAGGTGAAGCGACAGCGTTTTGTTAGAGGATTAACATCAGCAGCTGGTcggataaaaataaagaaacgcAGAAGAAGAAGGTCAAGTCAAAGTCGGTGTTCATGTAACACtgacaaattattgtttgaattTCATGATATTTTACTCACAGAATCGTCCATTTGTTTAATCATCAAGCATCAAGGGATGTTCATAGTtttccaaaccaaaaaaaaaaatgcttcataCGTCTGTTTGCTAACATTAAATGCTGTGCTCTGATTGGCTGTGAAAGGATGTTTATTCAACATCTTTTCAAATCTCCATCCTTTTTCAATaataacagtgtctgctttagtTAAAAAGGAGTCTATTTTTGGAACAGTTTCCTTCCTGTGATGCTATCGTGATGTTAGCACGCGGAAGCTGCGGTAAGCTAACTGCTAGCTCACACTACATACACAGGTTTTTATTTGACACATGTAAAGTGTAAATATCTTCTATCATATGCTtacttacaccccccccccaaaaaaaaacattttttttcatatttatgttggtgaaatgttttatggtaGCAATAAATTTAATGAGGGTCACTCAAAAGTGACTGAACAGGGGtgaaaatgtatcaaaacaTGCCCCCGACTgggttgcctgtgctattatttttctaacaaacacaccacatggtggcactgTTTTTAAACCCCAAATTTGACCCCCGTAAGAAATTCCCCCCATAGCTCAGGGCCCTGTAACTTCTGGGTGCTCAGCCGAATCACTTTTAAATTTTGGTATGCGTTTTTCAGGGCactgaaaacatgaaaaacatggccgccaccaaTCAAACAATGTAGCTTTTTCTTGTACCTGAGTTGGCGTTAGCGTTGGAATGGTGATGTTGCTGGTCCAGGTGGTGGGGGTGCTCACCCTTGTCCGGTCCGCTGTGAGCACTGACACTCAGGACATTcaggacgcacacacacactagccacaaacacacacactccatgtCTGGGGGGGGGTGATAGACAAGGAAGTGAAGTTAAACATCTGTTATGATATGGATTATTTTAGTTTGAAACATCATAAACCGCATAGTTGCTAACAGAGATCCACAACGTGGATCATAAAAGATCAACAAAGAGGAAACCCCCACCAACATCAACATCCATTTCCTCATGAGAGTAGTTTTTGctgaaggtcagaggtcagaatGCTGTCCAGCTTCAACATCccttgtaaaaaacaaacaaacaaacaaacaaacaaaaaaatgtccaactGAAGTGGTCATCACTTACATGGGCAAGCGTGGTCTCCACTAATCCATCGAGACGATCAGATCAGGTGTGTTTGAGCAGGCGAGAAAAACCCAGAGTTTGTTCCGCACTTCTTTACCCGCAGACTCCGAGTCAAAGAGAAACAGCtgctgagttaaaaaaaaaaaaaaaaaaaaaacaggcgggtCTACATGTGTTTTTACACATGTAGACCCGCCTGTGCTGCCTTCAGGGACCCCCATAAAAAAAGCTTCTACTTGTATAATTTGAATAtcttaaattacaataaaacataAAGTTCTAATGCAATTGGTGTGAAACTTTTCATACTAAGTACcaccacaaaaatattattacaatgcTACAATTTTTGCTGCATCACTTAAATTCTGCTAGTATTGTCATCATTTACAAACTGTATATTCCTTTGTtttatatcatttaaaaaaaaattcctagtAATACTTCCTAATGTAGGCAAAAATATgctataactacaaaaaaatttgAAGAATGCTTCGCGAAATGTCTCCCACTTTTcaggcttttgttatttacgaCAGAATCAGTGGACTTGGAAGGCATCACTCAAAATTATAGAGCAGCAAGTTTCTGCTCTCTAGTGGTCAAATACTGGAAATGCAGGTCGGCTCTTCCGGAGAAGTAAAcggcaaaaaaaagtaaagtgatACTCATAAAAATGCTACTCTGGCTAAGACAGCAAattaatttgatttgttttaaaatatgtttagcATTTgatgtacgttttttttaatgccgaaTTGTTAACAAATGTTACAGTAACGAATCTCAGTGGAGTTTAATGCCTGTGAGAAGACAATAacatgatgcattcatggaACGTGACAACCAAGTAAACGGCACATAAAactacaagtacacacacaggCCGACAGTAAACTTCCTCTTCCTTCTCCTGCTGTTTTTTATgctccacccacacacacacacacacacacacacacacacacactgagaagACCGAAACAGAGCAGTTTTATCAGACAGGACCACTGATGAGCGGTGAGTAGATGTTCTTCAtctctaatattaataattaatataaaaacagTACAAGATGATATGAAATTAAGGCAACAATCGCTGTAATCCCATAGTTAAAATACTATAACACTACTAGTTTGTGGTTCCGATATGagagaaatataaaaacaatatacattGGTGtgaaaaaaggattttttttatgtttttttttttttttgtatattgtaATAACTGGTtcggcagcaacaactgcaatcaagcctttggtataacttgcaatgagtctgtggcagaattgttgtcattcagtcacattggaggcttttccagcctGAATCATGTTTTTAAGgtgatgccacagcatctcaatagggttcaggtcaggacttcggtcttcatttggtttttctttagccaatcagaggtggacttgctggtgtgttttgggtcaTCGTCCTGCTGctgaacccaagttggtttcagtttgaggtcacaaacagattgGCCGGATAGGATTTTTTgaagaccattacactaccaccaccatattttactgtttttttctgaaatgcggtgttacttttacgGGCAGAATTAATGGAACGCAcactttccaaaaagttcaatattTGTCTTGCCAGACCGCCGACTAGTTCCCCAacggtcttggggatcatcaagatgctTTTCTGGCAAAATGAAGACGAGCCTTGATGTTCAATGGCTTTCTTCAGTGGGCTGTTTTGATAGTTCAAGTTCATCCATGGGGGTTAAAtatctccatccatcctcttACGTTGGTTCCCGGTTGGTTCCTGGTTGGTTCCCGGTTGGTTCCTGGTTGGttcccggtctgccaatccagaggcacccccccctgcccccatgTCTATATGATGCTATAGAATAAGTCAACCCAAACAACGCCCTAGCATCTAGGGCCTCTCATCCACACCACAGCTAGGACTCACTGATGATGTCTACCAACGGGTTTTGAGATTACTGCTATGACAACCCATAGAACATGGCCCACTCGGAGTGGATGTGGCTCCCTCCCTCGGAACATGGTCTAAGCTCTCTATGGTCTAAGATGGGAGTTGAAACTCCTTCTGCCCAGCCGATCATCAATGACCGTCCTACTTCCGTTAGCTGACATATTAGTCCAAAAACTGAGGATTTCTTGACTTTAATCAACTTTAATTCAGCTGACATTTTGTAGAGCGGGAGACTTTCCAGTCAAATTCAacgtttctgctttttttttttttttttttgctagaaaAGATGACGCATCTACGTAAATGACAACGTTGCGCTAATATTAGAAATGTTCCTGTCATGTCTTCAACTGTAGAATGATGAAGTTCCTCAACAGGTCAGGAGACTCGTAACCAGCGAGATGAAGTAAAAAATAGCGACCGCAGCTGACCAGAAGGAAGTGGTACTTCCTTATAACGCACATGTGAAGTAACCCGACAAGGTcgttaatgatgatgatggcggagAAGTCTCATTAATcgttcttttttccccccaaaacaaTCAACCTACAGTAAATACAATGCTTTCTCGATTATTCATACTCAGATGGAATCACCATGGTAACCGAACATTCATCATTTTAGACAATGTATAGCTGCTGTACTTCGCGGCTattctttcttcttcctcttttaaCAACCCTCCAAATATTTCCTCTTTCATCCGCTGACAATAATTCATCAGTTTCGAAGTTTCGGTTCTCCTAACATAAATCACTTTACTCGTCGCAAATGTACATCCACGACTTCAAAAACACCGGACCAACGTCTCCTCCGAGTTACCGTCATCATTTCAACACAAGACCGCAAGGACTTTTTGCTTCATAaaagcttcctttttttttttttcgtttgacGTTTCAACATTACAAAAGTTTCAACATGGTTCTTTTTCGTCATGATTCAACTTGTgttcagctaaaataatgcataaggctaaaaataaccaattagctaaaaatgtctaCCATATCttgcttattgtgtggaaatatggggtaattcataactataaaagcaatcttcactcactaaatgtactgcaaaaaaggtcagtaaggataattcataatgccgccttatttctaaaatcacaaatacttcaacttgctgatatagttcatcttcaaacagctaaaataacacataaggctaaaaattaccaattagctaaaaatttcatccaatacttctctacaagagaggagaaatatgatctcagggaagaactacatttgaaacacttctatgctaggactatgttaaaaagccatagcatttcagtatgtggaatcaaactatgggatggattgagtaaggacctcaaacaatgcacaacgatgagccaattcaagaaacaatacaagcagttgatgtttgctaaatttgaattttgatgattttttgtgaaaaaaataaaattaaataaataaataataatgaactatattaggaaagcaggaagtgaacaaatgtaacagttactgattgtaaaagtaccagatggaggggtaggattcaataagctttgcttcttcctactccttttggacactgTGAACTgcttatgtgatgcattcaattgtaatctgatgcatgttcaaatgaaataaaatcattaccattaccaaatgtatGAGGCATCGAGATAGTATATCACTACATTTGTGAAGAGGCTGAAACGTATGCTTCCGCTCGTATGTTAGCGGCCTACTTTCAACAACAAGACGTACCAAAAGAGATGATGACCTCAAGAGCATCCTTTATGCTGTGGAGGAAACATTAAGTTCATTCTTAAGAGTCTATGTAAGTTACTctgtaggtgctgctgttttggttagcaatgTTGTACAAACGGACTGGGTGGATTTACTTTGAGCACATAACTTGTGCATTACTAGAttcttggggggtgggggggccttAGCAGCGGGGGCGGGAAGGCATTTTGGCAGCCTCATTGATGAAGCTACTCCAGCAGGGTGGAGTCCGCTTGGAGGTTCTAGTGTCTTCTCTCACAAAGCTGAGGAGGCAGTTACGTACATGTCACATCAAtgtgtgtcacacacacacaagtatacTAAATCATGTTCGAtcattgtatatattttcatagtaaagtGGGACAACATGGGAGGTTAAGTCAGGCTTGCAGCAGGAGTAAGATCCTCAGACCTCCACCCAGAGTGAGAGAAAGCCAGGCGAGGGTGGGGTCACATCCCCGGAGTCTGGGCTGAGCCGCATTCTCACAgtttgtatttcattctttgGCACCGAGTCCGCTGGAAGCATaggatcactttttttttttcttctttttatgcaaagtatacacacacacaaccaaaaatgatcataataataaaagagtGTGGGTATGATTGGGTGATTAtttttcgagtggttagcgtgcagacctcacaactaggagacccggatCCAATTTCTGCCTCTTATGCACAGTCCTACCTAGTATTCATCTTTCCAAAACCCTTCACCTTTGACACAACAAGGTGGCACATTgcagatgttagcatgttttttagcacagtggtcgagtggttagcacacagacctcacagctaggagaccagggttcaattccaccctcggccatctctgtgtagagtttgcatgttctccctgtgcatgcgtgggttttctccgggtactccggtttcctcccacattccaaaaacatgctaggttaattagcgactccaaattgtccataggtatgaatgtgagtgtgaatggttgtttgtatatatgtgccctgtgattggctggccaccagtccagggtgtaccccgcctctcgcctgaagacagctgggataggctccagcacccctgcgacgctcgtgcggaaaaagcggtagaaaatgaatgaatgaatgaatgaataattcactttaagcagcaaatgaaaaatgacaaggATCTATTCTCCCTCCTCTCAGGGGCCGGACGATGGGACGTAATAAGTCTCTGAAGAATTAATCCAATCCAATCAGGCGGAAGGTAAACAGACGGAGACGAGTCGTCTTCTTGTGTGAAACCAAAACGACACTCTCATAATTCAAATGAAGCAGGCTACTGAACTACGCTTGTTGGACAAGTCCCCACAggaaggttgtgtgtgtgtgtgtgttacaggtTTCTGAAGGAGTCAAAGGTCATCATGCAAACCATAAAGTGTGTGGTTGTAGGCGACGGCGCCGTGGGAAAGACTTGCCTCCTCATTTCCTACACCACCGGAGCCTTTCCCAAAGAGTACATCCCCACCGTGTTCGACAACTACAGCAGCCAGGTGTGTGCCAGTGTGTCAATATGGAAGACTAAATTAACttcaataatgatttggagtgcatgagaaattTTTAGCTCCCTTTCACCAAGTATATTTGCACAACACGGCACCTGCAGAACCGATGTTGTAGTGACATAAGGAGCAAACTGCTGGGCTCCGGCAtacattttggtaatggtaatggttttaatttcatttgaacatgcatcagattacaattgaatgcatcacgtaatcagttcccagttccacatgtccgaaaggagtaggaagaagcaaagcttattaaatcctacccctccatctggtacttttacaatcagtaactgttacatttgttcacttcctgctttcataatatagtttaagtttttttttatttttattgttgttaaattgttattatttttctttttattttttttatatatttttattttatttttgatgacatttttagctaattggttattttttagccttatgtattattttagctgtttgaagatgaactatatcagcaagttaaagtatttgtgattttagaaataaggagttagtatgttctctgaaggcggcattatgaattatccttactgaccttttttgcagtacatttagcgagtgaagactgcttttatagttattaattagcccatatttccacacaataagtaagatatggtagaaccagagagcaataaagagtgtgtagtgatttctgattgagaacaaattttgctttgttcaatattgaaatatttctggccaccttatgttatgttatgttatgttatattcctgtgtgtgtgtgtgtgtgtgtgttcagataACAGTGGACAACAGAATCATCAGTCTAAACCTGTGGGACACGGCGGGCCAAGAGGAGTACGACCGGCTGAGGACGCTGTCATACCCTCAAACCAACGTTTTCATCATCTGCTTCTCCATCTCAAGCCCCGCCTCCTACGAGAATGTCAAACACAAATGGCATCCTGAGGTCAGATTATGTAGCAAGAAAAGGGACATGTCTATGTTTGATTGACATGTCACGGTTGTGTTTTTCTTACATTATCACGTGCCTCCTCCTCGTCCCCCCCTGCAGGTGTCACATCACTGCCCCGGCATCCCCATCCTCTTGGTGGGCACCAAGAGCGACCTCCGAAACGACGCCGAGATCCAGAGAAAGCTGAAGGAGCAGAACCAGACGCCCATCACTCATCACCAGGGCTCCGCCCTCGCCCGGCAGATTCACGCCGTCCGCTACCTGGAATGCTCCGCCCTCAACCAGGACGGCATTAAGGACGTGTTCACTGAAGCCGTCAGGGCGTTTCTCAACCCCGAGCCTGTCATCAGCAAGAAGCCTTGCGTGCTGCTCTAGGACCCAAACGGGGGCTTTTAGTGCTTGACAGACTTGATTTTAGAAGTTGGAAAAATGGCATCATTTTCTTCACCTGCTTTGATGGGATTAAAACTGAAAGATGACAATACTCAaggctttttttcttatttattacaACAAATGCAGTCTATCAGAGGTCAAGAAAATATATACCTATTCATGTATTTGTGGAAATAATACATACATCACTTATAGAATTTTAGTGAATATAATAtgtctaaaaatgtattaaaaaaattatataaaatacaaaaatagataTAGATTTTATGATACAATTTTAATTACATGTTAGAAATACTAAGAAAATCACAAAGTTTCACTGTAGTCCAAGTTAAGGgatgatttgtttttcattttcattaccATCAATCATATTAAAAGTTTTATgtattagatcaggggtctcaaactcgcggccaaATGCAGcctgtcttgatatgaaagtttaatgttagattTGTTAGTTTGGTGAAAAGTAAGACATTTGGTGTTTGTGAGCTGgttagctcaactggtagcactgcagattcatggtgcagaggatcaaggttcaatacccggtaagGCTAACTGTAGGTGTTGTTCGTTTTAACAGTTCTCCAAGTCCAGCACCTATCGtagtcatcacctccgttacAACATCATGGTGTTTATGAGCCTCATAGCTCACCTAGTAGCATCGCAGATTATGGTGCGGGGGCTCTTGGTTCAAATCCCGACCAGGGATTTAAGAAAGAAAAATTttgatgaaatttttttttaaaaacgccAGCTGCCTAATCCATCCCTCTATCCGCCAGCCCCTTTTTTCGCCACCACCCCCTCCGCCATCACCTCTACCCCTCCTACTTATTTTATGTTGACCTTTTCCAGTGGGACAGATCTCTGAGGCACATTCTTTCCCTAGCACTGTTATTATGGGGGCGGAGTCTTTCATCGTCGTCTCCTCCTCTTCGGCATCTCCTCGGTGGCATAATTTCAAGTCGTCCAGGAATCCTCCAGGCCTAGCTTTATTCCCTATTTTTAAGTGCCTCATTGATCACCA includes:
- the rhogb gene encoding ras homolog family member Gb is translated as MQTIKCVVVGDGAVGKTCLLISYTTGAFPKEYIPTVFDNYSSQITVDNRIISLNLWDTAGQEEYDRLRTLSYPQTNVFIICFSISSPASYENVKHKWHPEVSHHCPGIPILLVGTKSDLRNDAEIQRKLKEQNQTPITHHQGSALARQIHAVRYLECSALNQDGIKDVFTEAVRAFLNPEPVISKKPCVLL